Within the Chrysemys picta bellii isolate R12L10 chromosome 17, ASM1138683v2, whole genome shotgun sequence genome, the region AcgggacagagggtggagggGTTGTGGTTTCCAGCCCCagaatgggatgggggagggataaaTTTAGATCCTAAGTTGCTAAAGCAGCAACCGAAATATCTGTGAAAAGGAGAAGTGTGTCCAGAGCCAGCGCTCGCTTGCTGGTTCTGCTACTCCCAGTGAAACTCAACATAAACCTGTTTTCCCCGGCagctccccatctcccccacatGTGACACACTCTCCTGGcgctgggacaggggttgggggctgcccgggggggctgGTTTAATGATCTGTGTTTATTACAAAGCTGGAGGTTAACAGGATGCAAAATAACATCAAAGCTGCCTTGAAGCGTCTCCTACCCATCCCAGTGctgagcccccccttccccccacatttgGGTCTgcgtggggcagggggacagaagTTTGATGGGACGGggctgcagtgaggggagggCAGCGTCCCCCCTAAATCTTCCCTAGATGCAGAGTTCTCTGGGGCTGTCGCTGTTGGGGTGTGAGGCTGTTGCCCCCTGAGGTCTGGCGCCCCATGGCTGCGGGGGGCTCTCACTGCGGGGCTCCCCAGCTCACGTTGATCACATCGTACACACTGGGCTGCAGCGTCTGGCGGTCCAGCTCGGCGTAGATGCCGGGCtccttggggtgggaggggagagagtcacgtgtgtgtgtgcgcgcgcatgcaccaaccccccaccacacacacagagcagggtccACCCCCTCCAACAGGGGGCgacagagaaacacacacacacacacacacacacacacacacacaccctgcaatcCCAGCTGGCGATCCCATAATCCCCCCCCTTATAGCCCGATCCTCAACCCAAACCACTGAGTGTGCCAGgataggctggggggggatgtgAGAGGCCTGCTGGGGCCCATGTGGGTCAGGGTTGGAGGTCAGACCCCATGGGGGAACAGGGGACACTTACCAGGGTCTGTGGCTGTTCCCCTTCGTCAATGGAGTCGTCTGCAGAACAGAGACACCCGCTgagctgcacccccggccggcccagagcagaaccccacacccagctccaacCCCTTCATCCATCTAGTGGGGTCAGAGCCCAGCACAACCACCCCTCCTCCGCCCCAGAGCATGGGCCAGGGTCAATAGCCCCATGTTACagagaggaaaactgaggcacagagacaatgGCAGAGTCTAGGGTGTTacggtggggtgggaggggggctgggagtcaggatgcctgggttctctccccggatctgggtggggagtggggtctagaggttagagcagggggctgggagccaggagtggaTGGAGATTCCCTGTAGGTCACTGGCTGGGAAGATCTGATAGAGAAGTGAAGGGGGGGACACAAGACCCCCCAGGCCTGGGGGCAGACAGAGGGAAACCATGAactagagggggaggggagcccccaaaagcccctcccttccccaggggtCCTGCCCCACTCTGGTACCCCCTTGGGTGTGTTACTCACAGATGGGGTCTTCCTGAGCCGGGGCCTTCAACACCCCCAAAGGGCTGGcattaaaagagagaaaatcccTTTGTAAATGTCATATCCCCCCACCCACAGGGAGATTCCCCAGCACAGCCAGAGAGCCCCCATCCTGCCTCACACTGAACCCTGTTCCCTGATTCAACCTtgccccaaccactagaccccactcccctcccagaccagggagagtcccggctcccagccaccctgttctaaccactagaccgaACTCTCCTCcccgagctgggagagaacccaggagccctgtgaCCCCGGCAGGTCGATTGGGAGCGGGGAGGCGGCGGGTTCCTACCTGCTCGGTCTCAGTGCAGCTCCTTTTCCTGCAGAGAGACACAAACCAGAATCCCCCATGAGCCGATCGGGATCCCCCGGTCCCAGCGCCCGGCCACTCACccccacagggcagcagggatgagggggtgtggggggtcccctctgctgctggtgctgagcctggatccctgctgggctgggccggaCCAGTAGGGGGCAGCACAACACCATAGCGtgcaccggggggaggggcagattaactcaggggcttttcctgtccccaATCCTCCCTCGTTAGTGACTTGTTATAACAAACCTGATCCAGGCCGGTCGGTTCCCCTGGCACCCCATGTACCCGAGAAGCTCTTTATACAGGGACCCTTAGCCCGGCACTgagacgcagccacctctggggtgggacaggtgcGTGTGTACAGGGATCACACATGCAACAGTGTCCTCTGCTGAGCGCCCCCCCTCCTTGGCTTTCCCAGCACAGTCCCCCATCCAAGCCGTGACCCCATCCCGCCCGGCTTAGCGGCAGGTTTAACCCTTCCCTTGCTGGGCGGGGCACTCACTGGCTCGGGTTTTTATGAAGCAGACGAAGgccacgaggaggaggaggaggaggacgacggcTGCCGTGCTGATGTTGCTGATCAGACACAGAGGTGCCGGCGGGCCtgggaaacagcagcagctgtgagTGCCGGGAGCAGCTGGTctgttcccccctcccagcccctcccaccccaggtggTGCCCAAGGGCAGCAGAAAATTCTATGGGGAGGCTGTTGGGGGCCTTGAGGAATCAAGTGGGGTCAGAGCAAGAAATATTTGATGGATTTAGGTGCTGGGGGCActcaggtgcagggggctcagtagggggcgctctcccccggcaGTCAGGCTGGTTCCAATGccccagtgtggcactagggggtgctgtctgAGTAACCATTTCCAGTCCCGTCCCTCCACCACCCCTCACGGTGCCATGGCACCAGTCACCCCTGGCCACACCGACTCAGGTCTGGCTCTGAGCGTCTCATcagtgcacagccccccctcccccgccaaggtccggctgggtgtggggctgggagctgcgacATGGAGCCGGGcacctcacctgctaccaccagccaCAGGGGGTCACTGGGCTGCGAGGAGACGAAGGGCTCTGATCGGTtccggtagctgcagctgtagctccctgcgTGCTGATGGCCCACGGTGGGGATGTGGAACTCGGCCCcgtccccagcagggtccatgtgtCGCGGTGGGTTCCGGtctccagccttgtgcaggaagaacCTCACGTTCCGGCGCTGCCCCTGACACCGGATGGTGATTTCTGCCCCTGGGGCGGTGACCCCAGTGAGGTtcagagagatggagggtctgggtaagctgggatctgtgcacaggagacaggctgtgagaaCCAGACCCCGCCACCCACCCAGACCCGGCCTCCCTGGCCGTCCCCAGCCACAGGCACATCCAGGGGCCCCAGGCAGAGATTCTCTCCCAGATCCcagagctccccccacccagaatcctgccctgcgagctgggctcccagccccacagacactGAGCCGCGGCTCCCTAGTTCTTGGGATCCTCATATGCCCATGtgtgacccctgcctcattcactgcatccGGCCTGCCCTGGACAGAGCGACTCACAGGCTGgtctctggcacctggcaccGAACAGGAAGTCAGGAAGTGGTGCAGGGTGTGGTAGGGGGAGATGGTGGGGATGAgtgtggcagggtgggggagaggttcCCGCACTCAGTGTCTGGTTTTCACAAATTGGAAAGTTGGCCACTCTAGCagggcctgagccccccacagTAAGGGAGTCACCTCCAGGGAATCAGGAGgggtcattatccccattctacatgggggaaactgaggcacaaacagattcactttcctcagtgagctcccaggggcacaacagggccctgatcatgGTGGGGGCCCTACATGCTCCCCCAACACAAGGGATCCAGTGCTATTGAGGCCAGCGTTTGCAGAGGTCTCCAGTAACTGTGGGTGTCTCGGTTTGTGGGCGCTCGGCCTGAGATCCCCCAAGATTGAGGCCCCCCCACGCTgaaggacacttttgaaaactgcAACTTTCTCccatcacacagagtctgtgtctgcaccaggggctgggccagatctcctgggtcctagcCCAGCGCCGTGTCCACCAAGCCACTGCTTCttctgcagcccctgcctcattctgcCCCGGCTGGGGCACTgcctggggtggggcctggagaACAGAGGCGATGGGATCACAGGATTAAATAGTGACTCACATTTCCTATGCACAAGGGGCAGCGTTGAAGTAGCCTCCATGCCCCGAgtctccaggggctgctgctccccccggCTAGGGAACccccccagtgactccatccccgctcctcggccgggcgtcccctctgctgggcccagggctcaaggcagagcctggctctgagcatcccaTTGGCACCGAGCCCccgtgagggtctggctgggggtggggttgggaacaGGGAcgctgagccgggcccctcacctctcaccaccagctccacggggtcgctggggTACGACACGGCGAACGGCTCTGATCTGCTGTGATAGGAGCAGCTGTAGCGCCCTCCGTCCTCCCGGCGCATGTTGCCGATGATAAACATAGCCTCAAACTCGTACGAATCCACAGGTAGGAAATGGCGTCCCTCTTTATTCAGCACGAACCGTACGCCCCGGCGCTGCCCGTGACACCAGACGATCACGACTCCCCCCAGGGAGACCTCCCCGCTGGGGCTCAGGTAAATGTTTGAtttggggtagctgggctctgcagtgggaagcagacaggCCATGAGACGCAGGCCCCATCACTCAGTCCTGGGGCCCGTCCTCACCATGCGGCCTTAGTGGTGGGTCAGATGCCTTTCCACAGGGGCCAGAgtttcctctgagccctgggctAACAGTATGAGACACGGAGCAACCCCAGCCCTTgggggcccagagctctgctccctagcGGGTGACAGGCCAGTCCAGTCTCCAGGGTCCATTCACTGCCTGGCTTCtctgctgggagggcaggggtggggatggattgggtccaggactcctgggttctatgcagAGCACCACCACTGACTTGTAGGGGACTGTGCAAGTTTCTACTATACACTGAGGTTTATAACCATCAGCTCCGCCCATCACCCCCTAACTGATGTGTTGTCTGGGAAAGGCCTCCcctcctctgcagctccccctgggagcagggatcccccttcctctgccacaAATCTCCAATGGCTGCTTCTCCCCcatggctggggaaccccccagtgactctgTCCGCGCTCCCCAGccgggcgtcccctctgctggacccagggatcagggcagagcctggctctgagcgtcccatCGGTGTACAGActccctgtggggctggctgggtgtgggggtgggagccaggacactgagccgggcccctcacctgctacaatgATCTGGACGGGGTCGCTCGGATACGACGAGCGATTCTGTTCCATTATGGAGCGATATTCACAGGTGTAGCTCCCTCCATCTTCCCGGCTGACATTGGCGATGGGAAATTCAGCCACGGTCCCATCAGGCACCGACCGCACCTGCCGGTTCGGGTGTCCAGCTTTACGCAGAAAGAACTCCATGGATCGTTGCCGACCCTCACAGCGGATGGTGACGCTTCCCCCGATcgccaccaccctgctgggggTCACCGAGATGGTGGGTTTGAGAAATTCACGTCCTGCTTTCAACAAgagacaggagttaaacaggggagacacagcccccgcctccccccacctcaATTCAGTCCATCCGTCATTCAGCCTCTCTAGGAGTCTGTCCCCTACCAGGGTTGGCACTGGCTGCTCAtggggtttgggggcagggggttcaccCAGACATAGCTGAAGACCCAGCTGCATGAGAgatcacctgcccccccccccagccccacttggGGCCAGCCTGGAGacccctgcagctctgccccccgccctggTGTTGGAAATAGTCTGTGACCGACGGGAGTCACACATGTCCTAACTTTCCCCCAGGCCTTGggatcggggggtgggggggctgtgagtgcaggggagggagctgctggtggtggatgtggggatgggggtggatcTGGTTTGTTCTCCCCATGGCTGCAGTGCCCGTGAATGTTTCTGTTCCGCGAGGGGCTCTAGAGCCAACGGACaggcccaccccaccccacgtaTCCCCTCCCCCATCGTTGATATTACCGTCCACCCCACAGACTGAtactcacctccccacaccccgctgtgcccagccagccagcagcctggagaggagaCGGCTCGTTAGtgaccagatcccagagcaacTGGATCCTACACACTGGTGTCAGATCCGCCCCCGCATGGGCAcatgccctggtctcagatccccccatGGCGCATGCACGAGcctcagaccctgctccccatggACAGACACCCTGGCTATCTCTGATACTCACTGAGGAGGAGGACGATGAGAGCAGATGCCATGATTGGGGCAGTGAGGGCCCTCTCAGAGCTGCCACCAACACCCCGGTGCCCAGCTCGACCAAGCCCCAAATAAGGAACTCAACTGGTGGCTCCAGCTACAGGAAGTTGACGATGTCTCACCTCTTCCTGCGTCCATCACACGTTGTCTCTAATCTGCAGGTGAAATCTAGCACAGCCAAAGCAAGCAGAGGTCCCTGCAAAACCCAGGAATCCCACTGCCCATCAGCCTGGCCAAGCAtcatgcagctcccagcttgtctatgtctctgtggggaggggggagaggtcaCCCTCAATGCACCCTGCAGCAGTGGGGAAAGTGCAtctgactgggagccaggagaccccAGGGTCTTGTCTTCAATCTTCCACTGaccactacagtagaacctcaaccacacccctcatttgaAACTGGAAGTGAGCGATCAGATGGCAGCAGagataacttaaaaaaaacagaacaattcTGTGTTAAACACAAATTGCTaaacaaataaagggaaagtttaaaaaggaagatttgacaagggaaggaaactgtttctgtgattgtttcatttaaatgaagctggttaaaaacagcatttttcttcagcatagttaagtttcaaagctgtactaagtccatgttcagttgtaagcttttgaaagtccagtgtgacgaagtgggggattttcttgttttcacttaggtttttcaatggtttgcatgcagagggggtgggagtcAGTTTCCCtgagtgttactggtttaatgaggtgaggggagagggaggttgtTGTGACAGAGGACCAGAGCgagaacttgggaccccagccaatggcctggagaatggataccccagtgaCTGGGGACCTGGTGACTGGGAGGCCCAGCTcgggagtcacagccggttctggccagtgggaggacaatgggctgtgaagagaggatcacggtgacctgaccagctggttccaggcagagggggccagaggacagaagaggggagagagtCCCAGGCATCCCTGTTTatctggagagaagacaatggacagaggcggggcttggggccggtgatctcagatgcccagctgggaaacaggggggctctggactggagagggggagcaggcagagcccacctggaggcaggggagacttggatgtgctgtgctgagggaggccaggcctgagaccctgagagtttcctgtgctgtgtttagATGCTCAACAAACCCTCTTGTTTTACGCAAGCTCAGAGTCACTCCAgcctagagaacagggttgcattattcctgctgggagtggaggccccgggggtccagagcgaggggactccctgagaggGCCCATGGCGagagacaggtgtgctaaggctcagagaggtgcagctccaggaggtggaagggcctaaccccgagagagactggacccccgagaagggctgtctcactgaagggggttccccccatGGACCacatggggccaagagtgggcacgacctgtgagtccgtgacaccctggtctcagatcccccccgGAGGCACACAACCTGGCTGTCTCCGATACTCACCGAGGAGGACAGTGAGAGCAGATGCCATGATGGGGGCTATGAGGGGCTCCTCAGCaattgggttgctggacttaagaccctgaggggaaaaggacactgccaaacttacttgggggtgggtcttttgctcatggtttgtgttatgaatcctgtttgtggtgtttccccaacataatgccgcattgtttccctcctttattaaaaggcttttgctacactcagactctgcgcttgcgagaggggaagtattgcctcttagaggcgcccgggggcaTGGTATGTAATTGCCCCAggacactgggtgggggcttgagacggttttgcattgtgttatttattgaaacggaacccctagatactgaacccggcccttgttgctgccaactctgaggGGTAGAAGGGTTACACAGAGGACCAGCgatggaacttgggaccccagccaatggcctggaaaATGGAGACCCCAGTGACTGGTGActgggaggcccagctcaggagtcacagccggttctggccattgggaggacaatgggctgtgaagggaggaccagccggttccagccagagaggacagaagagaggagaggaggcccaggtgaccctgtttacctgaagagaagacaatggacaatggcttgatctcagatgcccagctagGAAGCAAGGGGGCTCGGGactggagagagggagcaggcagagcccacctggatgcaggggagacttggatgagctgtgctgagggaggccaggcctgagagtttcctgtgctggattcatacgctcaataaaccctcctatTTTACGCAAGCTCAGAGTCACTCCAGGCTAGAgatcagggttgcattattcctgctgggagtggaggcccaaggggtccagaacgagcggactccctgagggggcccacagcaagagacaggcgtgctaaggctcagagaggtgcggttccacTTCCAGAAGGTGGAGGGGCCTAACCCCGAAAGAGAGTGGACCACCGAGAAGGGCAGTCTCAATGAAGGAGGTTCCCCCCAGGAAGtgtacggggccaagagtgggcacgacctgtgagtccgtgacaggccCCAATACGCCACTGCTGCACTAGGGGGTGctatgctgcagggagcaggaggaggggctcagtagaggggcgctctcccctgtcagtcagtgctggccctgaTACCCCAGTGTactgctagggggcgctgtgctgcagggagtggggcagaggtcACTAGGGGGAGCTCTCTCCTGCTCTCAGTGGTG harbors:
- the LOC122173288 gene encoding killer cell immunoglobulin-like receptor 3DL1; the encoded protein is MDPAGDGAEFHIPTVGHQHAGSYSCSYRNRSEPFVSSQPSDPLWLVVAGPPAPLCLISNISTAAVVLLLLLLVAFVCFIKTRARKGAALRPSSPLGVLKAPAQEDPIYDSIDEGEQPQTLEPGIYAELDRQTLQPSVYDVINVSWGAPQ